One Nocardiopsis gilva YIM 90087 genomic window, AGGGCACACCGCTGCAGCCGGTGACCGACGCGCTGGACTGGTCGGTGCTGCTGGGCGCGCTGGTGTTCGCGACGCTGTGGCGGGTGCTGGTGGGGCGCGGCCCGCTGGAGGGGCCGCTGCACGTGGTGTCGATGTGGGTGGCCCGGCGCATCCCCTGACCCGCGCCGGACGTCTCACCCCCTCTCCCCCCGGGGAAATGGGGGTGCCGAACCGGTGGCTGCGGGTGATCGCGCGCTTGGGAATCGGGGATGCTGTGGGGCATGAGCGTTGCGGAGGTTGGGATCCAGGCGTCGTCGATGCGGGTTGTGGAGGCGGTTGAGGAGTATCTGGTGGCGCGGCGGTCGGCGAAGCCGTCGCCGCACACCGTCGCGGCCTACCGGCGGGACCTGCTGGGGGTGCTGGGGTGTGTGGCCGAGGTGGAGCGGTGCGGGCGCGCGGATGTGCGGTTGGCCGATCTGTCGGGCGGGGTGCTGCGTCAGGCGTTCGCGGAGTTCGCGGCCGAGCGGGCGGCGTCCAGTGTGGTGCGGGCGTGGTCGACGTGGAACGGGTTCTTCGGGTTCCTGGTGGCCGAGGGCATCGTGGAGGGCAATCCGATGCCGGGTGTCCAGCGGCCCCGGCTCAAGCCGGCGGAACCCAAGCCGCTGATGGGCGAGGACACCCCGGAGCGGTTGTTGGAGGCGTTGGCGGCGGGGTGCCGCCGCGCGCGTGACCCGTGGCCGGAGCGGGACCTGGCGGTGTTGGCGCTGGCGTTGCTGACGGGGCTGCGTTCGGCGGAGATGCTGGGGTTGCGGGTGGAGGCGTTGAGCGGGCGTGCGGGTGAGCGGCGGATCCGGGTGGTGGGTAAGGGCGGCGCGACGCGGTCGCTGCCGATCGAGCCGCCGCTGGAGGCGTTGGTGGAGGCCTACCTGCGCACGCGTGAGGTGCGGTTCGGCGTGCGGGTGCGCGGGTCGGACGCGCTGCTGGTGGACAACCGGGGGCGTCCGTTGCGCCGGGGCGGGCTGCAGTACCTGGTGCGGCAGTGCTACAAGCACGCCGGGGTGCACGACCGGGTGGCGCGCGGGACGCTGGTGCACGCGTTGCGGCACACGTTCGCCACCCGGCTGGCGGAGGATGGGGCGTCGGTCACCGAGATCATGCGGTTGCTGGGGCATACCTCGATTACCTCGTCGCAGTCCTACATCGATGTGACGGCTGCGGCGCAGCGGGAGGCGGCGCGGTCGAACCGGACCTATGGGGTGCTGCGCCGGCTGGCCGACGCGGAGCGGGAGGGCGCCGCGGGGTGAGGCGGGGCCGGGGCGGGGGCGCGGTTACGCTGGCCGTCGTGGTCATGACGATTTCGACGGTGAACGTGAACGGGCTGCGCGCGGCGGCCAAGAAGGGCTTCGTGGAGTGGCTGGCGGCCACGGAGGCCGATGTGGTGTGCCTGCAGGAGACGCGGGCCGAACGCGCCCAGCTGGCGCCGGAGGTGATCGCGCCCGAGGGGTGGCACGTGGTGCTGGCGCCGGCGGCGGCCAAGGGGCGCGCCGGTGTGGCGCTGTACACGCGTGCGCGGCCCGAGGCGGTGCGTGTCGGGTTCGGTGCCGCGGAGTTCGACGGTGCGGGCCGGTATGTGGAGGCGGACCTGGGGCGGGTGAGTGTGGCCAGCCTGTATCTGCCGTCGGGTGAGGTGGGCACCGAGCGCCAGGCGGAGAAGGAGCGCTTCATGGCGGCGTTCCTGCCCTATCTGTTGCGGCGCCGCGCCGAGGTGGAGGCCCAAGGGCGTGCGCTGGTGGTGTGCGGGGACTGGAACATCGCCCACCGTGAGGCGGATCTGAAGAACTGGCGCAACAATCGGAAGAACTCGGGGTTTTTGCCCGAGGAGCGGGCGTGGTTGTCGCGGGTGTTCGACGAGGCGGGGTATGTGGATGTGGTGCGGGCCCTGCTTCCGGAGCGGGAGGGCCCGTATTCGTGGTGGTCCTATCGCGGGCGGGCGTTCGACAACGATGCCGGGTGGAGGATCGACTACCAGGTGGCGACGCCGGGGGTAGCGGGTGTGGCCAAGGAGGCGCGGGTGGAGCGGGCTGCCGCTCATGACCTGCGGTGGTCGGACCATGCGCCGGTGACGGTGGCCTACGCCTGGTAGGCCGGCGGGTGGTCGGGTACCGCCGGTAGTGCGGGAGTGGAGTCGGTGCCGGTCGAGCGAGCGGAAAGGGGCGGGGCGATGGGCCTGCCGGTGGTTCTGGTCCACGGGCTGCGGCTGTCGGGCACGATGTGGCGCCCGCAGCAGGAGCTGTTGGAGGCTCAGGGGCGCCGTGTGGTGGCGGTGGACCTGCCGGGGCACGGAACGCGCCGGGGGCAGGAGTTCACTCTGCCTGCGGCGATCGATGCGGTGGCCGAGGCGATCGACGCGGTGGGTGGGCGCGCACTGCTGGTGGGGTTGAGCCTGGGCGGGTTCGTGTCCATCGCGGTGGCGGCGGCGCATCCGGGCCGGGTGGCGGGGCTGGTGGCCGCGGGGTGTACGGCGCGTCCGGCGCAGACGCTGGCGCAGGTGTACCGGATCCCGGCGGTGTTGCTGGACCGGCTGCCCGATCACGGGCAGGCGGTCAACGAGCGGTTCCATCGGCTGACGCTTCCCACCGACGGGGCCGCGGCGGCGCTGGACGGCGGGTTGGCGATGGAGGCCGCTCGGGCGGTGATCGATGAGATCTCCGACATGGAGGTGCTGGAGGCGTTGGGCGCCTATGAGGGGCCGGTGTGGCTGATCAATGGGGCGCGTGATCCGTTCCGGATCCATGAGCGGCAGTTCTTGGAGGCGTGTGTCGATGGGCGCCTGCTGAACGTGCCGCGGGCGGGCCACATGGTCAGCTTGGACCAGCCGGAGAACTTCGCGAAGCTGGTGGGCGATATCGCCGATGTGGCGTCGGTCCGCGCCGCGGAGGCGCCGCCGGGCGCGGCCCGGTCGCACGGTCCTGGTGTTTGAACCCTCCCCCAGCTGAAAGCAGGGGGATTCCTGGCTCAGGAAGCCCCGCAGGTCAGCGACCTGAAAGGTCGTACTCCCTGAACACCAGCCGGGACGGAACCTGCCCGGTTCAATAAAGCAAAGCTGGGTTGTTCTGTGCCGTCTTGGTTCTCGACCGGCACGGTGTACGCGCTTGGTTCTCGCAACGCACACGGCACACAACACCCGAACACCCGGTCATGCGGGCGGTCTTTCGCCCTGGGGGCGAAACCCCGTTCGTGCCCCGCTCCGCAGGGGTTCGATTCCTCCCCCGGCTCAAGCCGGGGGCATCCTCGAAGGAAACCCGGTGAAACGGGCGGTCGACGGCCCTTCTTTCGCCGGGGCGGCCCCGGCACGGTGCGGGGGTGGCCGGTGTCACCCCTGCTGGGGGTGGGTCCGCGGGCGCGGGGTTCCTAGACTCCGCAGGATGATGATCTCGGCGGATGCGCTGCTGTTCGACATGGACGGAACCCTGGTCGACTCCGGGCCGGTGGTGGAGGAATGCTGGGCCACCTGGGCGGCGGAGTACGGGATCTCCCCCGAACAGTTGGCCGCGAAGGCGGGGCACGGCATCCCGGCGCGCCAGATCGCGGCGGCGCTGCTGCCGCCCGAGGACGTGGTCGCGGCCGTGGCACGCATCGAGCAGCTGGAGATCGACCGTGTCGCCGGGTTGCGCGTCCTGCCCGGGACGCGGGAACTGCTGGCGGTGCTGCCCGATGACGCGTGGGCGATCGTGACGTCGTGCACCCGTGCGCTGGCCGAGGCGCGGCTGAAGGCCGTGGGCCTGGAGGCGCCGACGCTGGTGACCGCCGACGATGTGAGCCGCGGCAAGCCCGACCCCGAACCCTTCGAGCTGGGTGCGAAGCTCCTGGGTGTCGCCGTGGACCGGTGCGTCGTCTTCGAGGACGCTCCGGCCGGTCTCGCGGCCGCCCGCGATGCGGGCGCGTCCACGGTCGCGGTGACCACGACCCATGGCGCCGCCGATCTGGAGGCCGACGTGGTGGTCGACGACCTCGCGCGCGTCGCGGTGGGCCCTGGTGTGGGCGGGGGCGTGGTGGTCAGCGCCGGGTGAGGCGCGGCGGCCGTCGTGGCTGCCTTTCCGTGCCGGTGGTGCGTGGTGCGGTCCCTTGAATGGCGTGGGGTGGGGGTAGCGCGTCGCCCCGCCTCGGTTCCCCCGTGTCCTGGGCGTTCGGTGTTCCATGTGGAGGTCTGCGCCGCCGGTGCGGTCCATCCGCGCTCAGCGTCGTGCGGCTGTCTTGGCCGGCCGTGGTGGGGCGCTGCTGTTCCGTGGTCGGGCGGGCGGACGGGGCTTCGCTAGGCTGACCTGCGGGTCCCGTGCGTCGGCTGGGGCTGGTGGGTGGCAGGGGAGGAATCCGACCATGATGCTTGCGGCTGGGGAGACGCCGGAGTTTCTCGGGCCCGTGGTGGCGCTGTTGTGTGTGGCCGGGTTGATCGGTGCGCTGTTCGTGCGGCTGCGGGTGGTCCCGATCGTGGGGTTCCTGCTGGCGGGGGTGGTGATCGGTCCCCACCAGCTCGGGGTGGTCGGGGATGTGGAGCAGGTGCGGGCGGCGGCCGACATCGGGGTCATGCTGCTGCTGTTCACGATCGGGATCGAGTTCTCGTTGGAGCGGCTGGCCAAGATCCGCCGCTATGTGCTGCTGGGCGGCAGTGTGCAGGTGGTCGCGACGGTCGCGCTGACCGCTGCGCTGGTGGTGGCCGTGGGGCAGGACTGGCGTAGCGCGGTGTTCACCGGGTTCCTGGTCGCCCTGTCCTCGACGGCGATCGTGCTCAAGATCGTGGCGGCCAAGGGGGTGACGTCCCGGCCGACTGGGCAGGTGGCGGTGGGCATCCTGATCTTCCAGGACTTGGCCGTCGTCGTCATGGTCCTGCTGATCCCGCTGCTGGCGGGGCCGGGTTCCCCCGGTGGCGGTGGGGGCGCGGAGCCGTGGGGGATCCTGCGGGCGCTGGGGACGGCCGCGCTGGTGCTGACCGCAGTGATGGTGGTGGCCCGCAAGGTGATGCCGCCGCTGCTGGAGCGGGTCGCGCGGCTGTGCTCGCCGGAGATCTTCCTGCTGACGATCGTGGCCATCGCGCTGGGCGTCGCCTACCTGACCTCGCTGGCCGGGGTCAGTGACGCGCTGGGGGCGTTCTTGGCGGGGATGGTGCTCAGCGAGTCGCGGCACAGCGCGCACGCGCTCAGCGAGATCATGCCGCTGCAGATTCTGTTCAGTGCGGTGTTCTTCGTGTCCATCGGCATGCTGCTGGATGTGGGCGTGGTGGTGGAGCTGTGGTGGCTGGTGGCGCTGCTGGCGTTGGTCGTGGTCGCGATCAAGGTGGTGACGGGCTATGTCGCGGCCTCCACCCTGCGGGTGGGGGCGCCCACGGTGCTGGCCGGTGCGTTCCTGCTCCCCCAGATCGGGGAGTTCTCGTTCGTGTTGCAGCAGGTCGGGGCCGCGTCCGGGATGAGCCCGGTGGGGTTGGGCGACCAGGGTGCGCAGCTGCTGGTGGCCGTCACCGTCGTGCTGATGACCGCGACGCCGGCGCTGGCGTCGGTCGGTGAGCGCCTGGCCAAGGTCGTGGGGGTGCGCCAGGGGCGTGGAACCGTGCCAACGCGGCAGGGCGAGGCGGCGCGCCCGAGACCGCAGGGGCGGGTGTTGGTCTCGGGGTGGGGGCCGGTGGCCCAGTACCTGGGGGTCTACCTGCGGGCCCGCGGGGTGCCGGTGACGGTGACGACGCTCAACCCCGACCTGGCGGCTCAGGCCGAGGCCGAGGGGCACACGGTGGTGCGGGGCGAGGTCATCAAGGCGGGCGTGCTGCACGATGTCGGCATGGACCAGGTGCGGCTCATCGTGATCTGTGAGCACAGCGGTGAGGAGACCACCCACATCGCCGAGGCGCTGCGCAATGTGGCGCCGGGTGTGCCGATCGTGGCGCGGCCGGTGGAGTCGGTGGATGTGCCGGGGTTGAGTGATGCGGGGGTGGCCCGGGTGGTGGATTCCCAGCGGGCCGTCGCCCAGCCGCTGACGCGGACGGTGCTGGATGTGCTGGGTGTGGAGCATTTCGAGGTGCCGCGGCCCGATCCGACGGTGGTGGTGGATTTCGCCCCGGATGCCGAGGCGGCGTGCCCGCATGCTGAGGAGATCCGCCCGGTGTTGCCCAAGAGTCCGGGCTGTACGGCGTGTCTGAGCCGGGGGCGCCATGACTGGGTGCACTTGCGGATCTGTTTGACCTGCGGGTTTGTGGGGTGTTGCAATTCGTCGCCGGGTCGGCATGCCCAGGAGCACGCGGAGTCGGTCGGCCACCCCATGGCGATGTCGGCCGAGCCGGGCGAGGTGTGGGCGTGGTGCTTCCTGGACGAGGCGGAGATCGGCCCGGCGCAGGTGGACGCCCCCACGAGCTGACCCCTCCCCTCCCCCGTTTGGGGGTGTCCGGATCCGAGGGGTCATCGTCATTGCCGCAACGGGGTTGCGGTTTCGATACTGGGGGTGCGGGCGGACCGGCCGGGGCCCGCGTCCGTTCCGCTTCCGCCGCATCATGAAATGGGCATTATGGACATCGCGTTCGTCCTGTACCCGGGCATGACCGCCCTCGACCTCACGGGCCCCTACGAGGTCCTGGCCCCCAACCCCGGCGTGCGGGCGCACTTCGTGGCCGCCACCCCCGGGCCCGTGACCTGCGACTCCGGCATGGTGATCACCGCAGGCTCCGCCTTGGGCGACCTGCCTCGCCCTGATGTCATCGTCGTGCCCGGCGGGTCGGGGTGGCGGGCGGCCCTGGACAACGAGACCGAGCTGGTGGCGTGGCTGGCCGCCGCCTATCCGCACGCCACATGGACCACCTCGGTGTGCACCGGCTCCACGCTGCTGGCCAAGGCCGGGATTCTCACCGGTCGTCCCGCGACCACCCACTGGAGTGTGCGCGACGTGCTGGCCGACCTCGGCGCCACGGTCAGCACCGAGCGCGTGGTCATCGACGGCGACGTCGTCACCGCGGCCGGGGTCTCGGCCGGGATCGACATGGGGCTGCGGTTGGCCGCGGAGGTGTGGGGCGAGGAGACCGCCCAGCGCATCCAGCTCGTGCTGGAGTACGATCCGCAGCCGCCGTTCGACACCGGCAGCGTGGACAGCGCGCCGCCGGAGATGGTCGAGGCGGTGCGCCGGCTCGTCCGGGGCTGAGGACGGCCGACCGGCGCTGCGACCTCCGCACTTGGCTCACCTGCCCACCCGGCGGGCCGGGCCCCTCGTGGCGGGCCGCGCGCCGCCGAGTGGTAGGCAGGACCGTGGGGGAGGACACAGACGTCGGTGACGAGGAGGTCCACCCATGCGCATCCACCACCTCAACTGCGCGACGATCCGCCCACCGGGAGCCGGGCTGGGCGGGATGGGGTACGGCGGTGCGCTGGTGTGCCACTGCCTGCTCATCGAGACCGGCGGGGAGCTCATCCTCGTCGACACCGGGGTGGGCACCGCGGCCCTGGGCGACCCCGCCCGGCTGGGGCGGTTCTTCCTCGCGGCGCGGCCCGCCCTGGCACGGGAGGAGACCGCCCAGGCCCAGATCACGCGACTGGGCTATGACACCGCTGACGTCCGCCACATCATCCTCACGCACCTGGACGTGGACCACGCCTCCGGCCTGGGCGACTTCCCCGACGCCGCCGTCCATGTCAGCGGCGCGGAGCTGCGCACGGCCACCGCCGGGCCGCCTCTGGAACGGGCCCGCTACCAGCCGTCGGCCTGGGCGCACGGCCCGCGCTGGCAGGAGCACGAGTTCGGCGGCGGCGACCGGTGGTTCGGATTCGAGGCGGTCCGCCCCATCCCCGGCGTCGGGGCCGACATCGCCCTGATCCCGCTGCACGGGCACACCCGCGGACACGTGGGTGTGGCGGTGGCCGCGGGCGGGCAGGCGGCGACACCGTGGCTGTTGCATGCCGGGGACGCCTACTTCCACCACCACCAGACCGATGTGCTGTGGCCGCACCGCCCGCCCGGGGCCGCCGCCATGGAGGTCGTCTCCACGATCGACGCGGTCTACCGCCGCCACAACCAGCGCATGCTGCGGCGGCTGCGCCGCGACCACGGCGGCGAGGTGACGGTGTTCTGCGCCCATGACCCCGCCGAGATGCCGGAGGCAGGTGCCCACAGCCGGTGAGGCGGGGGCTGTTCAGGGTGCGGCGCCGCCCACGGGCGGCGCACCGTCGCCGTTGACGCCTCCCGGGCGGATGAGCCCGGAGTCGTAGGCGGCGATCACCGCCTGGGTGCGGTCGCGCACCTGGAGCTTGGACAGGATGTTGGAGACGTGTGTCTTGATCGTCTGCACTCCGACGAACAGTTCGGCGGCGATCTCGGCGTTGGACCGGCCGCGCGCCATGAGCCGCAGGGTGTCGGCTTCGCGCTCGGTGAGGGCGGGGATCCTGCCGGCGGCGGGGGTGGCGGGTTGGGCATGCGTGGCGGCCAGGGCGCGGATCGCGGCGGGGAACAGCAGGGAGTCGCCGGAGGCGACCAGCCGGACGGCGGCGAGGATGTCCTCGGGGCGGCTGCGTTTGAGTAGGAATCCGCTGGCGCCCGCGCGTAGCGCGCCGTAGACGTAGTCGTCGTTCTCGAAGGTGGTGACGACGATGATCTTGGGCGGGGTGTCCAGGCCGCTCATCAGTGTGGT contains:
- a CDS encoding cation:proton antiporter domain-containing protein — its product is MMLAAGETPEFLGPVVALLCVAGLIGALFVRLRVVPIVGFLLAGVVIGPHQLGVVGDVEQVRAAADIGVMLLLFTIGIEFSLERLAKIRRYVLLGGSVQVVATVALTAALVVAVGQDWRSAVFTGFLVALSSTAIVLKIVAAKGVTSRPTGQVAVGILIFQDLAVVVMVLLIPLLAGPGSPGGGGGAEPWGILRALGTAALVLTAVMVVARKVMPPLLERVARLCSPEIFLLTIVAIALGVAYLTSLAGVSDALGAFLAGMVLSESRHSAHALSEIMPLQILFSAVFFVSIGMLLDVGVVVELWWLVALLALVVVAIKVVTGYVAASTLRVGAPTVLAGAFLLPQIGEFSFVLQQVGAASGMSPVGLGDQGAQLLVAVTVVLMTATPALASVGERLAKVVGVRQGRGTVPTRQGEAARPRPQGRVLVSGWGPVAQYLGVYLRARGVPVTVTTLNPDLAAQAEAEGHTVVRGEVIKAGVLHDVGMDQVRLIVICEHSGEETTHIAEALRNVAPGVPIVARPVESVDVPGLSDAGVARVVDSQRAVAQPLTRTVLDVLGVEHFEVPRPDPTVVVDFAPDAEAACPHAEEIRPVLPKSPGCTACLSRGRHDWVHLRICLTCGFVGCCNSSPGRHAQEHAESVGHPMAMSAEPGEVWAWCFLDEAEIGPAQVDAPTS
- a CDS encoding MBL fold metallo-hydrolase, with the protein product MRIHHLNCATIRPPGAGLGGMGYGGALVCHCLLIETGGELILVDTGVGTAALGDPARLGRFFLAARPALAREETAQAQITRLGYDTADVRHIILTHLDVDHASGLGDFPDAAVHVSGAELRTATAGPPLERARYQPSAWAHGPRWQEHEFGGGDRWFGFEAVRPIPGVGADIALIPLHGHTRGHVGVAVAAGGQAATPWLLHAGDAYFHHHQTDVLWPHRPPGAAAMEVVSTIDAVYRRHNQRMLRRLRRDHGGEVTVFCAHDPAEMPEAGAHSR
- a CDS encoding alpha/beta fold hydrolase, with product MGLPVVLVHGLRLSGTMWRPQQELLEAQGRRVVAVDLPGHGTRRGQEFTLPAAIDAVAEAIDAVGGRALLVGLSLGGFVSIAVAAAHPGRVAGLVAAGCTARPAQTLAQVYRIPAVLLDRLPDHGQAVNERFHRLTLPTDGAAAALDGGLAMEAARAVIDEISDMEVLEALGAYEGPVWLINGARDPFRIHERQFLEACVDGRLLNVPRAGHMVSLDQPENFAKLVGDIADVASVRAAEAPPGAARSHGPGV
- a CDS encoding tyrosine-type recombinase/integrase, which produces MSVAEVGIQASSMRVVEAVEEYLVARRSAKPSPHTVAAYRRDLLGVLGCVAEVERCGRADVRLADLSGGVLRQAFAEFAAERAASSVVRAWSTWNGFFGFLVAEGIVEGNPMPGVQRPRLKPAEPKPLMGEDTPERLLEALAAGCRRARDPWPERDLAVLALALLTGLRSAEMLGLRVEALSGRAGERRIRVVGKGGATRSLPIEPPLEALVEAYLRTREVRFGVRVRGSDALLVDNRGRPLRRGGLQYLVRQCYKHAGVHDRVARGTLVHALRHTFATRLAEDGASVTEIMRLLGHTSITSSQSYIDVTAAAQREAARSNRTYGVLRRLADAEREGAAG
- a CDS encoding DJ-1/PfpI family protein — its product is MDIAFVLYPGMTALDLTGPYEVLAPNPGVRAHFVAATPGPVTCDSGMVITAGSALGDLPRPDVIVVPGGSGWRAALDNETELVAWLAAAYPHATWTTSVCTGSTLLAKAGILTGRPATTHWSVRDVLADLGATVSTERVVIDGDVVTAAGVSAGIDMGLRLAAEVWGEETAQRIQLVLEYDPQPPFDTGSVDSAPPEMVEAVRRLVRG
- a CDS encoding response regulator, which translates into the protein MTAPAPHPADNGGSITVALVDDEALVRAGLRALINAEDDLRVVAEADDGTGVLDLARRTRPHIVLMDVRMPRLDGIQATTTLMSGLDTPPKIIVVTTFENDDYVYGALRAGASGFLLKRSRPEDILAAVRLVASGDSLLFPAAIRALAATHAQPATPAAGRIPALTEREADTLRLMARGRSNAEIAAELFVGVQTIKTHVSNILSKLQVRDRTQAVIAAYDSGLIRPGGVNGDGAPPVGGAAP
- a CDS encoding HAD-IA family hydrolase; the encoded protein is MMISADALLFDMDGTLVDSGPVVEECWATWAAEYGISPEQLAAKAGHGIPARQIAAALLPPEDVVAAVARIEQLEIDRVAGLRVLPGTRELLAVLPDDAWAIVTSCTRALAEARLKAVGLEAPTLVTADDVSRGKPDPEPFELGAKLLGVAVDRCVVFEDAPAGLAAARDAGASTVAVTTTHGAADLEADVVVDDLARVAVGPGVGGGVVVSAG
- a CDS encoding exodeoxyribonuclease III yields the protein MTISTVNVNGLRAAAKKGFVEWLAATEADVVCLQETRAERAQLAPEVIAPEGWHVVLAPAAAKGRAGVALYTRARPEAVRVGFGAAEFDGAGRYVEADLGRVSVASLYLPSGEVGTERQAEKERFMAAFLPYLLRRRAEVEAQGRALVVCGDWNIAHREADLKNWRNNRKNSGFLPEERAWLSRVFDEAGYVDVVRALLPEREGPYSWWSYRGRAFDNDAGWRIDYQVATPGVAGVAKEARVERAAAHDLRWSDHAPVTVAYAW